In one window of Kitasatospora sp. MMS16-BH015 DNA:
- a CDS encoding cytochrome P450, with protein sequence MPYGLYRELRAAAPVCWVEEPAVGAWPAGPGYWAVLRHADVKQVLRSPEDFSSYLGGTQIRDPDTTADLEFARTMMLNQDPPDHSRLRRAVAAAFTPRVLHELTAAIEERAAELIRRIRSLGEVDFVPVAADLPVWTLGRILGVPEQDRQLLVDWSNRVIGYQDPDYARSSTADPSQLTGMGRTALAHRPAALTTRDGRPVNPRSRAALADMFAYAHALAKQPPPGSIVARMREAGLSADEFETMFFLFGVAGNETLRNGLPGGLYSLLVHPDQSLRLARSPDLVAPAIEEMLRFWPPVLEFRRTATRDLVLAGQPIRAGDKVVVYHASANRDDSVFPDADRFDIVRTPNDHVSFGFGPHFCVGARLARVQMAALIRRVVAELPGLELAPGAPPKRLVSNFQNGLKELRICWR encoded by the coding sequence GTGCCGTACGGGCTCTACCGGGAGCTCCGGGCGGCGGCGCCGGTCTGCTGGGTGGAGGAGCCGGCGGTCGGCGCCTGGCCGGCCGGGCCCGGGTACTGGGCGGTGCTGCGGCACGCGGACGTGAAGCAGGTGCTGCGGAGCCCGGAGGACTTCTCCTCGTACCTTGGCGGGACCCAGATCCGCGACCCTGACACCACAGCCGATCTTGAGTTCGCCCGGACGATGATGCTCAATCAGGATCCGCCCGACCACTCCCGGCTGCGCCGGGCCGTCGCGGCCGCCTTCACGCCGCGTGTGCTGCATGAGCTCACCGCGGCCATCGAGGAGCGCGCGGCCGAACTCATCCGGAGGATCCGGTCCTTGGGCGAGGTCGACTTCGTGCCGGTCGCCGCTGACCTGCCCGTGTGGACCCTGGGGCGAATTCTTGGCGTGCCTGAGCAGGACCGACAGCTGCTGGTCGACTGGTCGAACCGCGTGATCGGCTACCAGGATCCCGACTACGCTCGGTCCAGCACCGCCGACCCGTCCCAACTCACCGGCATGGGCCGCACCGCGCTCGCCCACCGGCCCGCCGCCCTCACCACCCGCGACGGCCGCCCGGTCAACCCGCGCTCTCGCGCCGCCCTGGCCGACATGTTCGCCTACGCCCACGCGCTCGCCAAACAGCCACCCCCAGGAAGCATCGTCGCCCGGATGCGGGAAGCCGGACTGAGTGCCGACGAGTTCGAGACGATGTTCTTTCTGTTCGGAGTCGCCGGTAATGAGACGCTGCGCAATGGTCTGCCCGGCGGTCTGTACTCCCTGCTCGTCCACCCCGACCAGTCCCTTCGGTTGGCGCGATCGCCGGATCTGGTCGCCCCGGCGATCGAGGAGATGCTCCGATTCTGGCCGCCGGTACTGGAGTTCCGACGCACGGCCACCCGGGACCTGGTACTCGCCGGGCAGCCGATCCGCGCCGGCGACAAGGTGGTCGTCTATCACGCCTCCGCCAACCGAGACGACTCCGTCTTTCCTGACGCGGACCGCTTCGACATCGTCCGGACGCCGAACGATCACGTCAGTTTCGGTTTCGGCCCGCACTTCTGCGTGGGCGCCCGGCTCGCCAGGGTTCAGATGGCGGCCCTGATCCGTCGTGTCGTCGCCGAGCTGCCCGGCCTGGAGCTCGCTCCGGGAGCGCCGCCGAAGCGGCTCGTATCCAACTTCCAGAACGGGTTGAAGGAGCTGCGTATCTGTTGGCGGTAG
- a CDS encoding DinB family protein yields MSERIEHERTERWTVATVYPDMWVDPADDPRNSEGPGPDGELATLVGYLNDYRLTLRMKCEGLDAAQLARRSVPPSTMSLLGLVRHLARVERDWRNWITDGEPLPKLYEGRDADFDGAVADPAVVEAAFRDLEREQAALDEELAAHADLGARVGRERLSIREMIVHRIEEYARHCGHADLLRECVDGRVGQ; encoded by the coding sequence ATGAGCGAACGGATCGAACACGAGCGGACCGAGCGGTGGACGGTGGCCACGGTCTACCCCGACATGTGGGTGGACCCGGCGGACGACCCTCGCAACAGCGAGGGCCCGGGCCCGGACGGGGAGTTGGCCACCCTGGTCGGCTACCTGAACGACTACCGGCTGACGCTGCGGATGAAGTGCGAGGGCCTGGACGCGGCGCAGCTGGCCCGCCGCTCGGTACCCCCGTCCACGATGTCGCTGCTCGGCCTGGTCCGCCACCTGGCCCGGGTGGAGCGGGACTGGCGGAACTGGATCACCGACGGCGAGCCGCTCCCGAAGCTGTACGAGGGCCGGGACGCGGACTTCGACGGCGCGGTGGCCGACCCGGCGGTGGTCGAGGCCGCCTTCCGCGACCTGGAGCGGGAACAGGCCGCGCTGGACGAGGAGTTGGCCGCACACGCCGACCTCGGCGCGCGGGTGGGAAGGGAGCGCCTCTCGATCCGCGAGATGATCGTGCACCGGATCGAGGAGTACGCCCGGCACTGCGGGCACGCCGACCTGCTGCGCGAGTGCGTGGACGGCCGGGTCGGCCAGTAG
- a CDS encoding PaaI family thioesterase: MTLSTAEADKILADNFAPWVLALGLSVEQTGAQHAVLRLPWSDQLAREGGGLSGQAMMAAADTACVIAICSAREGFEPMTTVQQSTTFQRPVVGRDVLVTARISKLGRRMAFLDITLAEEGADPAAPAAHATTVYAFPG; this comes from the coding sequence GTGACTCTCTCCACCGCCGAGGCGGACAAGATCCTCGCCGACAACTTCGCCCCCTGGGTCCTGGCGCTGGGGCTCAGCGTGGAACAGACGGGGGCGCAGCACGCGGTGCTGCGGCTGCCTTGGTCGGACCAACTGGCCCGGGAGGGCGGCGGCTTGAGCGGGCAGGCGATGATGGCTGCGGCGGACACGGCCTGCGTGATCGCGATCTGCTCGGCCCGGGAGGGCTTCGAGCCGATGACCACTGTCCAGCAGTCCACCACCTTCCAACGCCCGGTGGTGGGGCGGGACGTGCTGGTGACGGCCCGGATCTCCAAGCTCGGCCGCCGGATGGCCTTCCTCGACATCACCCTCGCCGAGGAGGGCGCCGACCCGGCCGCGCCGGCCGCCCACGCCACCACGGTCTACGCCTTCCCCGGCTGA
- a CDS encoding SGNH/GDSL hydrolase family protein — protein MRTALLRPALAVAAIAAVLAAATPASAASSAAKSAAKDHDTPRYYLALGDSLAAGYQSLPGGGHEVGHGYAQDLARTLGERASAAHHSLRFTDLGCPGETTGSMINGGCPYPHPYQGSQLEAALAFLRAHHGDRTLVTIDIGANDVDGCLTGGKVDLPCALNGVGKVATGLDTILGKLKAAAGPHTRIVGMNLYDPFLAVWLTGEQGRAQAGLSVPLADVLNTTIDLTDAVHGVPTADVAKAFSTDAFLPLVPFGGQQVPLNVARVMQWTNMARGDIHANDTGYQVIADAFLAKI, from the coding sequence ATGCGCACAGCCCTGCTCAGACCCGCCCTGGCCGTCGCGGCGATCGCCGCCGTCCTCGCCGCGGCCACCCCCGCCTCGGCGGCGAGCTCCGCCGCGAAGTCCGCCGCCAAGGACCACGACACGCCGAGGTACTACCTCGCCCTGGGCGACTCCCTCGCGGCGGGCTACCAGTCGCTGCCGGGCGGCGGCCACGAGGTCGGCCACGGCTACGCCCAGGACCTCGCCCGCACCCTGGGCGAGCGCGCCTCGGCCGCGCACCACTCCCTGCGGTTCACCGACCTCGGCTGCCCGGGCGAGACCACCGGCAGCATGATCAACGGCGGCTGCCCGTACCCGCACCCGTACCAGGGCTCCCAGTTGGAGGCCGCCCTGGCCTTCCTCCGCGCGCACCACGGCGACCGCACCCTGGTCACCATCGACATCGGCGCCAACGACGTGGACGGCTGCCTGACCGGCGGCAAGGTCGACCTGCCCTGCGCGCTGAACGGCGTCGGCAAGGTGGCCACCGGCCTGGACACCATCCTCGGCAAGCTCAAGGCCGCCGCCGGCCCGCACACCCGGATCGTCGGGATGAACCTCTACGACCCGTTCCTGGCCGTCTGGCTCACCGGCGAGCAGGGCCGCGCCCAGGCCGGCCTCTCCGTCCCGCTGGCCGACGTGCTCAACACCACCATCGACCTCACCGACGCCGTCCACGGCGTGCCGACCGCCGACGTGGCCAAGGCGTTCTCCACCGACGCCTTCCTCCCGCTGGTGCCGTTCGGCGGCCAGCAGGTGCCGCTCAACGTGGCACGGGTGATGCAGTGGACCAACATGGCCCGGGGCGACATCCACGCCAACGACACCGGCTACCAGGTGATCGCCGACGCCTTCCTGGCCAAGATCTGA
- a CDS encoding CBS domain-containing protein: protein MTTAKEIMHPGAECVEAGQTLAEAARLMRERDVGALPICGENGKLLGILTDRDIVLRCVAEGRDPAVLTAGELALGRPMVVEADEDTEQVLRVMEQHRVRRLPVIDHPDHKLVGMISEADIARGMPQERVAEFVSAICAQ from the coding sequence ATGACCACCGCGAAAGAGATCATGCACCCGGGGGCCGAGTGCGTGGAGGCCGGCCAGACGCTGGCCGAGGCAGCCAGGTTGATGCGCGAGCGGGACGTGGGCGCGCTGCCGATCTGCGGGGAGAACGGGAAGTTGCTCGGCATCCTCACCGACCGTGACATCGTGCTCCGCTGCGTGGCCGAGGGCCGCGACCCGGCCGTGCTCACGGCCGGCGAACTCGCCCTCGGGCGGCCGATGGTGGTGGAGGCGGACGAGGACACCGAGCAGGTGCTGCGGGTGATGGAGCAGCACCGGGTGCGCCGGCTGCCGGTGATCGACCACCCCGACCACAAGCTGGTCGGCATGATCAGCGAGGCCGACATCGCGCGAGGCATGCCGCAGGAGCGGGTGGCGGAGTTCGTCTCGGCGATCTGCGCGCAGTAG
- a CDS encoding slipin family protein yields MIVADAVLALAGVVAVVCGLSLRVVQQFQRGVVFRFGRVREQLREPGLVMLLPVADRIRRVNVQIVTLPIPAQEGITRDNVTVRVDAVVYFKVVDPVQATVNVQDYQFAISQVAQTSLRSIIGKSELDDLLANREPINQGLELMIDSPALGWGVQIDRVEIKDVALPESMKRSMSRQAEAERERRARIITADGEYQASARLSEAATIMSAAPAALQLRLLQTVVEVAAEKNSTLVLPFPVELLRFLDTATKRVAGAEGGEPASATAEEVAGTKEAVEAAEAAAAELPPLDELLDRPVAQPPLPGTAVAPAPEAAQDE; encoded by the coding sequence ATGATCGTGGCGGATGCGGTGCTCGCACTGGCGGGCGTGGTGGCGGTGGTCTGCGGGCTGAGCCTGCGGGTGGTGCAGCAGTTCCAACGCGGGGTGGTGTTCCGGTTCGGCCGGGTGCGGGAGCAGCTGCGGGAGCCGGGGCTGGTGATGCTGCTGCCGGTGGCCGACCGAATCCGCCGGGTGAACGTGCAGATCGTGACGCTGCCGATCCCGGCCCAGGAGGGCATCACCCGGGACAACGTGACCGTGCGGGTGGACGCGGTGGTGTACTTCAAGGTGGTCGACCCGGTGCAGGCCACCGTCAACGTGCAGGACTACCAGTTCGCCATCTCGCAGGTGGCGCAGACCTCGCTCCGGTCGATCATCGGCAAGAGCGAACTGGACGACCTGCTGGCCAACCGGGAGCCGATCAACCAGGGCCTGGAGCTGATGATCGACAGCCCGGCGCTCGGCTGGGGCGTGCAGATCGACCGGGTGGAGATCAAGGACGTGGCGCTGCCGGAGTCGATGAAGCGCTCGATGTCCCGTCAGGCCGAGGCGGAGCGGGAGCGGCGGGCCCGGATCATCACGGCCGACGGCGAGTACCAGGCCTCGGCCCGGCTCTCCGAGGCCGCGACCATCATGAGCGCCGCCCCGGCCGCGCTCCAACTCCGGCTGCTGCAGACCGTGGTGGAGGTGGCGGCGGAGAAGAACTCCACCCTGGTGCTGCCCTTCCCGGTGGAGCTGCTGCGCTTCCTGGACACCGCGACCAAGCGGGTGGCCGGGGCGGAGGGCGGGGAGCCCGCTTCGGCCACGGCCGAGGAGGTGGCGGGCACCAAGGAGGCGGTGGAGGCCGCCGAGGCTGCGGCGGCGGAACTCCCGCCGCTGGACGAGCTGCTGGACCGGCCGGTGGCGCAGCCGCCGCTGCCCGGGACTGCGGTGGCGCCTGCCCCGGAGGCGGCTCAGGATGAGTGA
- a CDS encoding uracil-DNA glycosylase — MDPAAPPPTLALLDEQVTHCRACPRLVEWREEAARVKRKSYQDWDYWARPIPGFGPPDAALVLLGLAPAAHGGNRTGRIFTGDPSGDLLYATLYGLGLANRPESVRAGDGLELYGVRITDPVRCAPPENKPTPAERDTCRPWLVREFDFLRPTVRSMVALGGFAWQALLPVLAAAGYVLPRPRPAFGHGAHVVLPHSDGGPLLHLFGCYHVSPRNTYTGRLTTPMLRDLLATAAETAGLTVRR; from the coding sequence ATGGACCCCGCCGCCCCGCCGCCCACCCTCGCCCTGCTCGACGAGCAGGTCACCCACTGCCGGGCCTGCCCGCGGCTGGTCGAGTGGCGCGAGGAGGCGGCCCGGGTCAAGCGGAAGTCGTACCAGGACTGGGACTACTGGGCCCGGCCGATCCCCGGCTTCGGCCCGCCGGACGCCGCCCTCGTGCTGCTCGGCCTGGCCCCCGCCGCGCACGGCGGCAACCGGACCGGCCGGATCTTCACCGGCGACCCGAGCGGCGACCTGCTCTACGCGACCCTGTACGGCCTGGGCCTGGCCAACCGCCCGGAGTCGGTGCGGGCCGGGGACGGCCTTGAGCTGTACGGGGTGCGGATCACCGACCCGGTGCGCTGCGCCCCGCCCGAGAACAAGCCGACCCCGGCCGAGCGGGACACCTGCCGCCCTTGGCTGGTACGGGAGTTCGACTTCCTCCGGCCGACCGTCCGCTCGATGGTGGCGCTCGGCGGCTTCGCCTGGCAGGCGCTGCTCCCGGTGCTCGCCGCCGCCGGCTACGTGCTGCCGCGCCCGCGCCCGGCCTTCGGCCACGGTGCCCACGTCGTGCTCCCGCACAGCGACGGCGGCCCGCTGCTGCACCTCTTCGGCTGCTACCACGTCAGCCCGCGCAACACCTACACCGGCCGCCTCACCACCCCGATGCTCCGCGACCTCCTCGCCACCGCCGCCGAGACGGCGGGCCTCACCGTCCGGCGCTGA
- a CDS encoding CHAD domain-containing protein yields the protein MATGADQGARLFAARVAEQRARVFALDAAVRAEEPDAVHQLRIACRRLRVALRAYGPAAAEPVEGLRRLGRALAPARDCEVVGELLVGGARELPAELGPERVAVWLERRLAERAARARGEVVAALASDWYAALLAGLDGLPGAAEPVDTPKRLARKAARKALVEPGMGEEELHRARKAAKRARYLGEVAGKERFTARMKARQELLGRYQDAVVARAALRELAGQPGADRFALGVLYGRQLAVAAEARARPAG from the coding sequence ATGGCAACCGGCGCCGACCAGGGGGCGCGGCTGTTCGCGGCCCGGGTGGCCGAGCAGCGGGCGCGGGTCTTCGCGCTGGACGCCGCCGTGCGGGCCGAGGAGCCCGATGCCGTGCACCAGCTGCGGATCGCCTGCCGACGGCTGCGGGTGGCGCTTCGGGCGTACGGCCCGGCGGCGGCGGAGCCGGTGGAGGGGCTGCGGCGGCTGGGGCGGGCGCTGGCTCCGGCGCGGGACTGCGAGGTGGTGGGTGAGCTGCTGGTGGGCGGGGCGCGGGAGCTGCCGGCCGAGCTCGGGCCGGAGCGGGTGGCGGTCTGGCTGGAGCGGCGGCTGGCCGAGCGGGCGGCCCGGGCGCGGGGCGAGGTGGTGGCCGCGCTCGCGAGCGACTGGTACGCCGCGCTGCTCGCGGGGTTGGACGGTCTGCCGGGGGCGGCGGAGCCGGTGGACACGCCGAAGCGGCTGGCCCGGAAGGCCGCGCGGAAGGCGCTGGTGGAGCCGGGGATGGGGGAGGAGGAGCTGCACCGGGCGCGGAAGGCCGCCAAGCGGGCCCGGTACCTGGGCGAGGTGGCCGGGAAGGAGCGGTTCACGGCCCGGATGAAGGCGCGGCAGGAGCTGCTCGGGCGGTACCAGGACGCGGTGGTGGCGCGCGCCGCGCTGCGGGAGCTGGCCGGGCAGCCGGGGGCCGACCGGTTCGCGCTGGGGGTGCTGTACGGGCGGCAGCTGGCGGTGGCGGCGGAGGCCAGGGCGCGGCCGGCGGGCTGA
- a CDS encoding thioredoxin domain-containing protein, translating into MSTQQTPQAQPSKAAKGQTARERLAEAHQAELKANARRRKVVIGVSVAAVIAVAGATTLAISTADQGSTKSVAVAPNQPVVTPANTSGTDGTVVVYGKADAPHTLKVYEDFRCPICKLLESSAGPAVQAGADQGTYKIEYHLAAFLDDGLGGKGSITALAAAGAALNEGTDKFKQFHDVLYANQPEEKVDGFGDVNHLLDLAAKVPGLKTEAFTKAVTEGTYLPWAKKVADAFQSSGVRGTPTLTLDGKQLQVFTGQGKPVTPEQYDALVRQSTGG; encoded by the coding sequence ATGAGCACCCAGCAGACCCCGCAGGCCCAGCCGTCCAAGGCCGCGAAGGGCCAGACCGCCCGCGAGCGCCTCGCCGAGGCCCACCAGGCCGAGCTCAAGGCCAACGCCCGCCGCCGCAAGGTGGTGATCGGAGTCTCGGTGGCCGCCGTGATCGCCGTCGCCGGCGCCACCACGCTGGCGATCAGCACCGCCGACCAGGGCTCCACCAAGTCGGTCGCCGTGGCGCCGAACCAGCCGGTGGTCACCCCCGCCAACACCTCCGGCACCGACGGCACCGTGGTCGTCTACGGCAAGGCCGACGCCCCGCACACCCTCAAGGTCTACGAGGACTTCCGCTGCCCGATCTGCAAGCTGCTGGAGTCCTCGGCCGGCCCGGCCGTCCAGGCGGGCGCGGACCAGGGCACGTACAAGATCGAGTACCACCTGGCCGCCTTCCTCGACGACGGCCTCGGCGGCAAGGGCTCGATCACGGCACTGGCCGCCGCCGGCGCCGCGCTCAACGAGGGCACCGACAAGTTCAAGCAGTTCCACGACGTGCTCTACGCCAACCAGCCCGAGGAGAAGGTGGACGGCTTCGGCGACGTCAACCACCTGCTCGACCTGGCCGCGAAGGTGCCCGGCCTGAAGACCGAGGCCTTCACCAAGGCCGTCACCGAGGGCACCTACCTGCCCTGGGCCAAGAAGGTGGCCGACGCCTTCCAGTCCAGCGGTGTCCGGGGCACCCCGACCCTGACCCTCGACGGCAAGCAGCTCCAGGTCTTCACCGGCCAGGGCAAGCCGGTCACCCCGGAGCAGTACGACGCCCTCGTCCGGCAGAGCACCGGCGGCTGA
- a CDS encoding vitamin K epoxide reductase family protein, giving the protein MAAPALRRSPATVAPAPGAARAYAWLVLVCGALGLAASAVLTLDKLRLLEDPAYVPSCNINPVISCGSIMRTDQASAFGFPNSLIGLAAFGAVLAVGAGLLAGATYRRWFWLCFQLGALLGLGFTCWLVYQALYEIGALCPYCMVVWAAVLPLAWYTLLHLLGRRPRYHWVVPALWYLAIALLVLNRFWYYWRTLL; this is encoded by the coding sequence ATGGCCGCGCCCGCTCTGCGGCGTAGCCCCGCCACGGTGGCCCCCGCTCCGGGGGCCGCCCGGGCCTACGCCTGGCTCGTCCTGGTCTGCGGCGCCCTCGGGCTGGCCGCCTCCGCCGTCCTCACCCTCGACAAGCTCCGGCTGCTCGAGGACCCGGCGTACGTCCCGAGCTGCAACATCAACCCGGTGATCAGCTGCGGCTCGATCATGCGCACCGACCAGGCCAGCGCCTTCGGCTTCCCCAACTCGCTGATCGGCCTGGCCGCCTTCGGCGCCGTGCTGGCCGTCGGCGCCGGCCTGCTCGCGGGCGCGACCTACCGCCGCTGGTTCTGGCTCTGCTTCCAGCTCGGCGCCCTGCTCGGCCTCGGCTTCACCTGCTGGCTGGTCTACCAGGCCCTGTACGAGATCGGCGCCCTCTGCCCGTACTGCATGGTGGTCTGGGCCGCCGTCCTCCCCCTCGCCTGGTACACCCTCCTCCACCTCCTCGGCCGCCGCCCCCGCTACCACTGGGTCGTCCCGGCCCTCTGGTACCTCGCGATCGCCCTGCTGGTCCTCAACCGGTTCTGGTACTACTGGCGCACGCTGCTCTGA
- a CDS encoding GlsB/YeaQ/YmgE family stress response membrane protein — protein MSFLWAILAGLVIGVLAKLVVPGRQPIPLWLTILLGIVGGLIGNALAGVFGVRDTGGIDWIRHIFQIGAAAVLIALVSPLWSRGRA, from the coding sequence ATGTCGTTCCTCTGGGCAATCCTCGCCGGCCTCGTCATCGGCGTGCTGGCGAAACTGGTCGTCCCCGGGCGTCAGCCGATCCCGCTCTGGCTGACCATCCTGCTCGGCATCGTCGGAGGTCTGATCGGCAACGCCTTGGCCGGCGTCTTCGGGGTCCGGGACACCGGCGGGATCGACTGGATCCGGCACATCTTCCAGATCGGCGCGGCGGCGGTACTGATCGCCCTCGTCTCGCCGCTCTGGAGTCGCGGTCGGGCCTGA
- a CDS encoding PP2C family protein-serine/threonine phosphatase — translation MDANDGPPTAPSECPDDRGVFSSYRYLAHRPPATDVTVGGAVSAVQEVLAGVPGSVTFLQPVPGPDGRLADLRYAAASPDAVDIGGRRGQELIGLRVLETYPGAAGTELWQGYLKALDTGEPYEGELAYEEVAVGIPHRSHYRVRAVPCQGGLVVSWTRLDTGERERRRLGVMQRLARMGWADWDLVRNVISWSDEVYTVFNRDPALGPMTLEELPTHVLAEDLPALGTAVRHLLGDGEPIDHTFRITTPDGQVRHLRIVAEAELDAHGGPVEVHGFFQDLTAAKHTERQLLDHQQAVLAQQSQLAAERGLAARLQDTLLPVSHQTLLLAGLTVDVAYQPLQEGLKLGGDWYSAVELPDGDALFVVGDVAGHGLDAVATMALLRFTAKGMAITGTPLPSVLARLNTLLLHSPDQGFDTATMVMAHFDPTASRLTWVQAGHPPPLLVRDGRSRFLAGHQGTLLGAVDTARYEASTVELRPGDHLLLYTDGLVETPGEPIDAGLARLARIAPAHVNDPHCVDALVRETVGRRAPRDDICVLHIAR, via the coding sequence ATGGACGCCAACGACGGCCCCCCGACCGCGCCCTCCGAGTGCCCCGACGACCGGGGTGTCTTCTCCTCGTACCGCTATCTGGCCCACCGGCCACCGGCCACGGACGTGACGGTCGGCGGGGCGGTGTCGGCCGTGCAGGAGGTGCTGGCCGGCGTGCCCGGCTCGGTGACCTTCCTCCAGCCGGTCCCCGGCCCGGACGGCCGCCTCGCCGATCTGCGCTACGCGGCCGCTTCCCCGGACGCGGTGGACATCGGGGGCCGCCGGGGGCAGGAGCTGATCGGACTACGAGTGCTCGAGACCTATCCGGGGGCGGCCGGCACCGAGCTGTGGCAGGGCTATCTCAAGGCTCTGGACACCGGCGAGCCCTACGAGGGCGAGCTGGCGTACGAGGAGGTCGCCGTCGGCATCCCGCACCGCTCCCACTACCGGGTGCGGGCCGTACCGTGCCAGGGCGGACTCGTCGTCTCCTGGACCCGCCTGGACACCGGCGAACGCGAGCGGCGGCGCCTGGGGGTCATGCAGCGGCTGGCCCGGATGGGTTGGGCGGACTGGGACCTGGTCCGCAACGTGATCTCCTGGTCCGACGAGGTCTACACGGTCTTCAACCGCGATCCCGCGCTGGGCCCGATGACCCTGGAAGAGCTGCCCACCCACGTACTCGCCGAGGACCTGCCCGCCCTCGGCACGGCGGTGCGGCACCTGCTGGGCGACGGCGAGCCGATCGACCACACCTTCCGGATCACCACCCCGGACGGCCAGGTGCGGCACCTTCGGATCGTCGCGGAGGCCGAGCTCGACGCGCACGGCGGCCCGGTGGAGGTGCACGGTTTCTTCCAGGACCTCACCGCCGCCAAGCACACCGAGCGGCAGCTCCTCGACCACCAGCAGGCCGTGCTCGCCCAGCAGAGCCAGCTGGCCGCCGAGCGCGGACTGGCCGCCCGGCTCCAGGACACCCTGCTGCCGGTGTCCCACCAGACCCTCCTCCTGGCGGGCCTGACCGTCGACGTCGCCTACCAGCCGCTCCAGGAGGGGCTCAAGCTCGGCGGTGACTGGTACAGCGCCGTCGAACTCCCCGACGGCGACGCACTGTTCGTCGTCGGGGACGTCGCCGGCCACGGACTCGACGCCGTCGCGACGATGGCTCTGCTGCGGTTCACCGCCAAGGGCATGGCCATCACGGGCACGCCGCTGCCCTCCGTGCTCGCCCGCCTCAACACCCTGCTGCTGCACTCCCCGGACCAGGGCTTCGACACCGCGACGATGGTCATGGCCCACTTCGATCCGACCGCCTCCCGGCTCACCTGGGTCCAGGCCGGCCACCCGCCGCCCCTGCTGGTGCGGGACGGCCGGAGCCGCTTCCTGGCCGGGCACCAGGGCACCCTGCTCGGCGCCGTCGACACCGCGCGCTACGAGGCGTCTACCGTCGAGCTGCGGCCCGGCGATCACCTGCTCCTCTACACCGACGGCCTGGTCGAGACCCCGGGCGAGCCGATCGATGCGGGCCTGGCCCGCCTGGCCCGCATCGCTCCGGCCCACGTGAACGACCCGCACTGCGTGGACGCACTCGTGCGCGAGACCGTCGGCCGGCGGGCTCCCCGGGACGACATCTGCGTCCTGCACATCGCCCGCTGA
- a CDS encoding nucleotide disphospho-sugar-binding domain-containing protein, producing the protein MRVLFTAPGAVGHVFPLVPTALALRAAGHEVLFAGQQPLSILRHTGLPTVEVGDGGGLREAFARALPPGTRFADQDRTEEETHELSALGFAEFGRSTVEGLLAVGRGWRPDVIVHESFQGAAPLVAAKLGIPAVRHNYGVTSAGAAARLRRLLAEDYRIHGAEPTESATVIDVVPASLGGDGGGLRVRYVPYNGGGTVPLDLLGRGDRPRLALTLGTVFTDWEGVAPLAHLIDQAGALDAEVLLAVGEADLSPLGPLPANLRPLPWVPLSGLLQAVDAVVHHGGSGSMMTAAALGVPQLMLPQGADNFTNAAAGQAAGFALSSTLAAVDTALLDHLLTDEALRKSAAATRAEIDALPSPADLVTDFEALVGQVH; encoded by the coding sequence GTGCGAGTCCTGTTCACCGCGCCCGGCGCGGTCGGCCACGTCTTTCCGCTGGTCCCGACCGCGCTGGCCCTGCGGGCCGCCGGGCACGAGGTGCTGTTCGCCGGCCAGCAGCCGCTCTCGATCCTGCGGCACACCGGCCTGCCGACGGTCGAGGTAGGCGACGGCGGCGGCCTCCGGGAGGCCTTCGCCCGGGCCCTCCCGCCGGGCACCCGCTTCGCCGACCAGGACCGGACGGAGGAGGAGACCCACGAGCTCAGCGCCCTCGGCTTCGCCGAGTTCGGCCGCTCCACCGTCGAGGGCCTGCTGGCGGTCGGCCGCGGCTGGCGGCCCGACGTGATCGTGCACGAGTCCTTCCAGGGCGCCGCGCCCCTGGTGGCCGCCAAGCTCGGCATACCCGCCGTGCGGCACAACTACGGGGTCACCTCGGCCGGGGCGGCCGCCCGCCTGCGGCGGCTGCTGGCCGAGGACTACCGCATCCACGGGGCCGAGCCCACCGAGTCGGCCACCGTGATCGACGTGGTCCCGGCCTCGCTCGGCGGGGACGGCGGCGGCCTGCGGGTCCGGTACGTCCCGTACAACGGCGGCGGGACGGTGCCGCTCGACCTGCTCGGCCGCGGTGACCGCCCCCGGCTGGCCCTCACCCTGGGCACCGTCTTCACCGACTGGGAGGGCGTCGCGCCCCTCGCCCACCTGATCGACCAGGCCGGCGCCCTGGACGCCGAGGTCCTGCTGGCCGTCGGCGAGGCCGACCTCTCCCCGCTCGGCCCGCTGCCCGCCAACCTCCGCCCGCTCCCCTGGGTCCCGCTCAGCGGCCTGCTCCAGGCCGTCGACGCCGTGGTCCACCACGGCGGCTCCGGCAGCATGATGACCGCCGCCGCCCTCGGCGTCCCCCAACTGATGCTCCCCCAGGGCGCCGACAACTTCACCAACGCCGCCGCCGGCCAGGCGGCCGGCTTCGCCCTCTCCTCCACCCTGGCCGCCGTCGACACCGCCCTCCTCGACCACCTCCTCACCGACGAGGCCCTGCGCAAGTCCGCCGCCGCCACACGCGCCGAGATCGACGCCCTCCCCTCCCCGGCCGACCTGGTCACCGACTTCGAGGCCCTGGTCGGCCAGGTGCACTGA